DNA sequence from the Vanrija pseudolonga chromosome 7, complete sequence genome:
cgtcgtcaagTCGGGCAAGTTCACCCTCGGCTACAAGCAGGCGCTCAAGCAGCTCCGCAACGGCAAGTGTGCGTATTAGATCGACTGGTAGGACTACGACCTCCTGGGTGTGTGGGCACAACATGTTGAGGAagacgctcggcgtgcgcgcatacgacgacgaccacacCCAGGAGGATCCGCGTAGTCGGGGGCTGGAGCTGCGGCTGAGAAGGACTCCCCGATACTAACGCGGTTCCCCGTACACAGCCAAGCTCATCCTCATCTCGAAGAACTGCCCCCCGCTTCGCAAGTCTGAGCTCGAGTACTACGCCATGCTGTGAGTGGTGCCGTGATTGCGGTTTGGCTGTTGCAGCTCTAACACACCCCAGCTCCAAGACCTCGGTCCACCACTACGACGGCTCCAACGTCGACCTCGGTACCGCCGCTGGTAAGCTCTAccgtgtcggcgtcctctCGATCCAGGACGCCGGTGACTCGGACCTCGTGAGTGTCAACGCGGCGGGAGAAGTGCTCTTCACGCCGCGCGTGTGACCACATTGAAGTTTTACTAACCCTCCCCCAGCtccaggtcgaggtcgcctaaacacgtcgacgcgtcgatgCATTGTAATCATTACAGAGGACCATTTCTGGGGATGCTGCATGATGCTGTATGACTGTTACATGGGGATTGGGGTGATGTGCGGATGGGGGATTGGCAAGGAGAGGCGTGGAGGCATTAGGGATGGGATACTGATTGCGACGTCGAACAACTGCAACAAACTGCGACTCCTTCGCTATTGCTTGGATATCCGCACGACCTGGACGCGCGTCCCACGATCCAGCGCTGTGTCCCAGAATgtcggcgcgtcgtcaatggacgcgaggtcgagcagctgcgtAGACAGGTGGCGTTTTTCTGTGGGTCGAGAGTCAGTCGTCGTTGCCTCGCGTGACCCACCACactcggcgaggaagagcgcAAACGTGTCCTCGTTGCGCACAGTAGCAGCGATGATAGCCACGGGCGGTGGTACTTCACCCGCAGGGGATATCAGCAAGTCGATAGCCCCAGCAAGGAGCGGCACGAGGTCGGGGTCGTAGATCTGGCGTGGGTGTCAGTCTagtcgtcgcgctgcaccCACCACATCGGCTGCCACGACCGTCCGCCGCGCTCCATtgacgggcgcgagcgcctcggcccagATAGGCGGTCTGTCCTCGGGCgacagcgccgcgtcggcccagtcgagcgcggcggcgcgcgcaggagAGGGGAGGTTGTCTGGTCGTCAGCTCGTCTTGTAGCCTAAGCAAGCCCAGCTCACTGAGCGCCAGGTTGGCCGTCAGCCGGCCCAACGGTGTCCTTCGCTGcccctcgccttcctcctccccctcctcatcGCCCAAGTCCGTAGCGATCACGTCAGCCCCCAGCTGCGCCAGCACAGCGGCCAGAAACcccgtgccggcgccgagctcgatcGCGGCAGGCACTGGGCCCAAGTTGCCAGCCAGCAAATAATGCGCGAGgaacagcgccgccgtccatgTTCGCAGGCCTGTCGTGCCGGCCTGCACTACGACCTGCTCCTCTAGCAGGGTGACTGCGCGCTCTTGGCCCGCAAGGTCGTAGATGAAGGTCTTGTGCGATGCTggcggggcagcggcgtTCGAAGGCGCCGCCATGAGCTGCGCGACAGCCTCGTAgatgcgctcgtcgaccgcctgggggtgtcagaTGTGCCGGGGGAAGGGACTTGCCGCCTCATCATCGTCGGTGTCGTGCGCCACGCCCTCCTCTAGCACCGGCAGCACCCGCCGCCAAAAGGTGCGCTGGTACCCCGCCTCCGGGGGCGGCAGGTCGctctcgagcacgcgcgacACGAGGAACTGCTGTGCGTCTGCgctcgccagctcggccggcgcgggcacgcGCAGGAGGTACGGCGGCACGAGGGCAAAGTACTGTCTTCGGAGGGTTTcgagcgctgctgctgccgccggcatgGTGGTAGTGAGTGTGGGGCGGTAGATGGCAGAGTGTGGAGAACGCACTGACTGAAATCTGAACCACCTCCACCTGACGTCGGTGTTGTCGGCACCACAAGCGGcacaagccagccagccaaggcACAAATCGATACATGCTCTACAAGAATTACTACACCTACTGCtgcgctcccgccgccgcggcctcgaccgcctcgtgcGCCGTCTGCTCGATCTGCGCCTCGCccagcctgcgcgcgcggtgcagcttggcgagctggcggctcgcgcgggcgaggtcgtccaccgccgcctgggTACGCTCctgcgtcgcggcgtcggggtcgcgcgTCTCCCAGTCGGCCGTCGagatggcgagcgagccgtcggTGCGCacgaacgacgacgacgtgccgaccgacgccgTCACGAGGGCCTGGCGAAGGCCAGCCGCCTCGATCATCTTGGCCTCGAGTTCCTGCGGGTTAGTGAAGATCATCTGGCCAACCCACAAAGAGCACGTCGTTGATGCGcgcctcggacgccgcgAGTCTCTCGCGTGTCTGCGCCAGAGCTAACGAGTCTAACTCGAGCTGCTTcatcttctcctcgcgcttgcggcGGAACACCTGCTGCGCCTTGCGGttctgctcggcgcggagctcCTTGCTGCTGGGTGAGCTTCGCCGTTACTCGTCACACCCACctgagcttggcgcgcggctTGCGCTTgtcatcctcgccatcggcagcgacagcctcggcgctcgcATCCGCGGCCTcagcggccgcagcgagcgactcgccagcagcagccgggGCGACCTCGTACCCGACAAACTCTTCCACCCCGCCGGCGCTCCcctcagcggcagcggcggtaCGGAGGCGTttctcgccgcgctgcgcgtcctcctccatctccttCCAGCCCGCGCGCTCATGCGGCGCCTTGCGGCGCTTGCCGCCCATCTCGCCTCTGTctggcgcgaggacgagctcctcggccgccgggagcggcggcagcggcgcaaaGTACGGCAcgtcggtcgcgctcgccgcgaggTCGGAGAGCGCGGTGGGGATCGCGATCGAAGGGTCGAggggcgacgcgggcgccgGGGCGCTCGTGGGAAGCGCCTCgtcacgctcgcgcaccgcATGCCGCAGGTAGTCGCCGTTGTTTAGGAATGGGCGGCCTGCGGTCTGTCAGtggcgcgacggcgatgcTACTCACCGCCAGAGTGCTCGTCGGCTGAGGGGTCATAGTGCTCGCCCAGGTCTGGGGCCAGTCAGCGCGATGCAGGGGTGCGTCCTTTGACAACGTTCCACGTACAGTTGATCAGCGCGGCCGCATCGCCTTCCTGCGCTgacgctgcgccgtcggctGGCACGCCTCCGCTCGGGTACGCGagcagcgaggcgagcgacgacgggggcggcgagttcATGCTTCTGTTGCTCGTCGTggccgttgttgttgtctcGGCTAggtggagagagagagtggaGGAGAGTGATTACGGAAGAGAGGTGGGAAGAGAGAATTAGGTAAGGTTGAAGTGTTGGGTGGTGAGTTGGTGGTGCAGGTAAAGTGGGGTGCCCAAATAAAGTGATCGCCAGGGTCAACAAAATGTCGCTGTTGTTCCGCTACCGTTGACGCACACCAGCAAAACTCCCCACCCAATCGCTTTCAACCACACCTTGCGTAGTAGAACCCCCGGCGGGAGTCGAACCCGCGATCTTCGACTCCAGCCGTACCAATGTATGGACACGATAGAAGGTCGACGCCGTAAACCACTAGGCTACGGGGGCTTCCTTTTTTGAGTCCGAGCCTTGGTTACGAACCGTCGATCCCCCAGGCCATGTGCTCAGGAACACTGTATGCATGTGTCGTGTTGGGTGATGCGGAGTTGGGGGTTTGTTTGCATCGTaggtggtgtggtgtgggggCTGTAGGTGCTCCAGGGCGTGTTGTGTGTGGGGGTCTGGGTCATGGTGGTGtgtctgtgtgtgtgtgtgtgtgtgtgtgtgtgtgtgtgtgtgtgtgtgtgtgtgtgtgtgtgtgtgccagTCTCCCACTGGTATCCCACGCCTGCCTTCTCGAGTGGAGGGGGgcgcaagcagcagcagcaccatgCGCATTCGCGCACACTCACGCACGACCCGACGCGGGCTCGAACTGCCCTGCGCAACGTGGAGACTAATTGCGAGGGGGAAATCCACCGGGGTCGGGCACGCGGGTGGGGGTTCTTAGGAGGGCTGTACTTGGTAATGAGGGTTCTGGTTGTGTCGTGGTGCTCCTCGGGAGCGCGGGTTGTGCACTGGGTAGCCTGTGCGCGCATGCGTGAGCCCACGAGGCAGCGACTTGGGGCTAGAGTGTGAGGCACGAGCAGTGGCCGACACTGGAGACTGCAGCGTCGTCCAATGCAACTTGTCGTGCTTGTCGGCTGGTAGTGGTGCCCGCTACTACCTCTGCGACTACCCCATGGCAGAGCACTGCTCCGAGGCTACTGGGATCGTCGTCACTCTTTCGCCAAACGAGACCTGAATTGCCTGGGGCCAGTCCATGGGGAGGAGCCCGAAGAGACCGCACAAACACTTATCCGCCACTCCAGGATGTGGGCTGGCTTGTGTGCGCGCCGTGACCATGGGGGCGGAAGTGGCGCTCCTCTGGGGTGCGGAGCGAGTTCGTGACCTGCATGTATCGTATAGCGGGGCATTTGAGTGTCCTGGATGATGAAGATGGTAGCTTGCACTCGGCTTGACAGTGGGAGCGAGACCGCCACTCGTGGCCACAGCTCACAGCTCGCCTTGCATCGTCGCCACGGTACTAACTACTATGCATGGTCATAGCGTTCTACACACAACAATGCAATCTACACAGTGTACACGCTACACGGGGTAACAGGGCGGTGACTAAAACTTGAATGCGCTCCACTCGTCAtctctgtcgtcgtcgtcctcaacgTCGACAATCTTCTGGCGCACCACCCGTCTCGAGTCTCTCTTGACGGTCACTCTCTTGTCGGCGCCTTTGAGGGCGGTCTCGAATTCCTCCCGGTACGGTCCCTTAGCAGGGGCTGTACTTCTGACGATCGGGGTCTTGGGATGCTGGActcgcagcagcggccagcgAGCCGGGGCAAACACCTCTACTCTAGCCTTCCGCACAgacagcggcggccgaggcgcgggcTCTGGCATGACAATGTACTTTGCCCGCGTAGTAGGTGAGAGTGGTGTGATCTCCACCCCGTCCAGCACCATgcgaggtggcggaggagtCGGCGTGCGGGCAGGgcgcgcccgagtcgcgcgagCCGGGGGCAGCGGCTTGGACCGCTTAACAGTCTGCATGGCACGCAGGCGCTTCGGGGGCGgtggcagctcggcgggctcgtcATCCGAGGCGGGGATCTCCggagtcggcgagcgagggcggcggcggcgtgacgacCCTGGTTCGATTGCCTCGGTCGTCGCAAGCTCATGGACCGCAGATGCCCGAGTGCGGCGCGGTGAAGATGGCGGGGAACGCGGGTGCGGTGAGGGTGTAATGTCGAGCACCACGAATGGCCTGGCGACTCTTCGCCTCGGGGTAGGAGCAGATGCCGTTGCCTCCTCCTCAGAGACcaccgtcgccctcgtccggCGACCAGAGGACGGCGGTGCGGACGGGGTTGAGGTGGGCTTAACGGGCGAGGATGACACCGCCGGCGTGGAAGAGGCAACAGGCTTTGGGGGGACAAAGTTGTTGGAAGTCCGAGCGCTCCTCGTTGAGCGTGGAGCCAAGACGGGCTCTGACGGAGAGGACGCTTCAGCCGCCACGACAGCCCTTGTTCGGCGCCCTGATGGGGGCTCcgacggggtcgaggcgACCTTGACGGGTGATGATGACCTTGCTCGCTTGCGAGAGGAGACGGGCTCAGGCGTGACGACGTTGCTTGAGCCGACAGCCCGCGTGGTCCGTCGCAGGGGAGCAGGCTCTGGgctgtcctcgtcctctggaGTCACAGACAACTTTTCCCGTCCTGGCTTGCCTGGCGAGCGGTTATCGCTATCGGCGGTagacgtcggcgccgccacaaTGCGAGGAATCCTGCGGACGGAGACACGGTCGCGACTCGAAGACGAGAGCGAAATTGACGTCTTGTAGCGGCGTGCCATCGTAACTGGTCGTGACGCAGGCGTGGCGGTGGAAAGTGGCGTCACCGATGCCTTCGAACGGGACCTGTCCAGCAGCTCACTGGCCTCAGACTTGTGGTcaggcgaggcggcggtaCCTTGTTCTCCAGCCTCGCTAGAGTCGTCTCGAGCAGGCCTGCCGCGATCAGACCGAGGAAGGTCAAAATCAACATCGTCCAGTTGCACTGGTTCCTCATCCCCCTCTTCGTCCAATTcttcctccccttcctcctcttcgttGGGCAGTGCGTTGTTGAactcttcctcctcgtccacgtcgtcgtcctcagcCACTGGCTCGGagccggcgtcctcgtccagctcggattgcatgtcgacgtcgacgggctcgtcAACCTCTCCAAGCCAAACGTCAATGTCATCTTCTCTTGTCGGAGAGCGATCGCCACTCGCTTTGTCTGCCGGAAGAGGATTGTTGAGCCagccttcctcgtcctcggcagaAGCATTGCGTTCAGGCCGATCCTCCGGTTCGTTGGCGTCCACTTGCCTCACCAGGCCGGCCAGGAGCTCCTCTGGTTGCATCGAGCTACTGGCCTGGTTCCGCGAAGCGTTGTTGAACTCTTCTTCTTCcgtctcgagcacctcgggTAGGTCGATTTCGGGCGAGCGCACTCGTGGGAGACGAGCACGCTGCGAGCGCTCCTGTGACGGCATGAAGTCGGGGTCGTCGGATTTGTCGCCGTCAAAGGCGTCGGGAAGGACACTGTCGGGAGTGGGTGAACGATCTTCGATGTCAACCACATCCACCACGCCGTTGGCGGAAGCCTCGTTGATGTCCTCGTCCTGACTCGttgcgcgagggcgcgcgtTGCTGATGAGCGTGACGTCGTCCTCTCCAGTCACAGAGCGCCGGGGCGAACGCCGTGATGGTTCGGCAGAAGCACTTGCAGTTGCCTTTGAGGACCTTGGAGGCCTTGCTGGACGGCGTTTGGGTGGCGGGCTGTTTGAAGGAAGCTTGTACCACTCCGAGTCGGGGACGGCCATTGCGAGTGGTTTCAGGCCGAGGACCTTGCGACGCCAACTCTCGAGCTCGAACAGAGCGGCAGGGTCTAGGGTCCGGAGGTCGACGCGAAGCTCACGAACACACCGGTTGGTAGGcccgggtggtggtgggtaaTCTGGGATGGCAGGGCTTCTCGTGCGAGAAGATGGATCtctcttgtcgtcgtcggcgtcttgACTCTCGTTGAGAGGAGCGGTaccggcggcgccaagcgCTATCAATGCGAGGGTGATGTTAGACTCGGTGAGTTGGGGTTGTGATGATGCtgctgggggtggggtggacgAAGGAAGATGTGTAGGTTTGGGGGAAGGGTCAGGTGGGTTGACTGGACCGCTGGTGGGCTGGTTCTCGACGCCAGTGTTGTCTTTTGCTAGTGCGATTTCGTCGTCTCCATCATCTACTTTGACTGGAGCTTGAGCTggagaggcggcggcatcggcagCTGGTGTTATGGGGGAGGGGTAGTCTGCGAGTGCGAGAATGGC
Encoded proteins:
- the rpl3001 gene encoding 60S ribosomal protein L30-1; its protein translation is MAPIKKSKSAKASESINSRLQLVVKSGKFTLGYKQALKQLRNGKSKLILISKNCPPLRKSELEYYAMLSKTSVHHYDGSNVDLGTAAGKLYRVGVLSIQDAGDSDLLQVEVA
- the CTHT_0041970.1 gene encoding Protein-lysine N-methyltransferase EFM3 codes for the protein MPAAAAALETLRRQYFALVPPYLLRVPAPAELASADAQQFLVSRVLESDLPPPEAGYQRTFWRRVLPVLEEGAVDERIYEAVAQLMAAPSNAAAPPASHKTFIYDLAGQERAVTLLEEQVVVQAGTTGLRTWTAALFLAHYLLAGNLGPVPAAIELGAGTGFLAAVLAQLGADVIATDLGDEEGEEEGEGQRRTPLGRLTANLALNNLPSPARAAALDWADAALSPEDRPPIWAEALAPVNGARRTVVAADVIYDPDLVPLLAGAIDLLISPAGEVPPPVAIIAATVRNEDTFALFLAECEKRHLSTQLLDLASIDDAPTFWDTALDRGTRVQVVRISKQ